From Bacteroidota bacterium, a single genomic window includes:
- the pcaF gene encoding 3-oxoadipyl-CoA thiolase: MKSAYIIDGIRTPIGNFGGTLSVVRTDDMAAIVLKELMKRNSSVDPTEIGDVILGCANQAGEDNRNVARMSLLLAGLPYSVPGETVNRLCASGLSASISAARAIMVGDADLMIAGGVENMTRGPWVISKTSTAFGRDAQMFDSSFGWRFINPKMKEMYGIDGMGETAENLMDRDKIAREDQDKFALWSQQKATAAQKNGRLKKEIVGVEIPQRKGDPKIFDTDEFIKPDTSMEILSKLKPSFRKDGSVTAGNSSGLNDGACAILLASEEAIKKYNLKPRARIVSSGVIGVEPRIMGIGPVEASNRALKKAGLKISDMDIIELNEAFAAQSLACTRSFGLADNDPRINPNGGALALGHPLGMSGARILNSAAVELQEQNKKYALVTLCIGVGQGFAVVIEKA, translated from the coding sequence ATGAAATCAGCATATATAATAGACGGAATCAGAACTCCAATCGGAAATTTCGGAGGAACATTATCAGTTGTTCGTACCGATGACATGGCTGCAATCGTTCTGAAAGAACTGATGAAAAGAAATTCTTCTGTTGATCCGACAGAAATCGGAGATGTTATTCTCGGCTGTGCGAATCAGGCAGGAGAAGACAATCGCAATGTTGCGAGAATGAGTTTGCTTCTTGCCGGACTTCCATATTCTGTTCCGGGCGAAACCGTAAATCGTTTATGCGCTTCGGGTTTGTCTGCAAGTATTTCCGCAGCAAGAGCGATTATGGTTGGTGACGCTGACTTAATGATTGCCGGTGGAGTAGAGAACATGACACGTGGTCCCTGGGTGATTTCAAAAACTTCTACAGCTTTTGGAAGAGACGCACAGATGTTTGATTCAAGTTTCGGATGGAGATTTATTAATCCGAAGATGAAAGAAATGTACGGCATAGATGGAATGGGGGAGACCGCTGAAAATTTGATGGACCGTGATAAAATTGCAAGAGAAGATCAGGATAAGTTTGCCTTGTGGAGCCAGCAGAAAGCAACAGCCGCTCAAAAGAATGGGAGATTAAAAAAGGAAATTGTTGGAGTTGAAATTCCCCAAAGGAAAGGTGATCCGAAAATTTTTGACACGGATGAATTCATAAAGCCGGATACTTCTATGGAAATTCTCTCCAAACTGAAACCTTCTTTCAGAAAAGACGGTTCGGTGACTGCCGGAAATTCTTCAGGGCTTAATGATGGTGCCTGTGCAATTCTTCTTGCTTCAGAAGAGGCAATAAAAAAATATAATCTGAAACCTAGGGCAAGAATTGTTTCATCCGGAGTTATTGGTGTGGAGCCACGCATTATGGGAATCGGTCCTGTGGAAGCGAGCAATCGTGCGCTGAAAAAAGCAGGATTGAAAATAAGCGATATGGACATTATTGAACTTAATGAAGCATTTGCCGCACAGTCGCTTGCTTGCACACGTTCGTTTGGATTGGCTGATAATGATCCAAGAATAAATCCGAATGGTGGCGCGCTTGCACTTGGTCATCCTCTCGGAATGAGCGGAGCAAGAATTCTGAATTCAGCAGCGGTTGAATTGCAGGAGCAGAATAAAAAATACGCGCTCGTCACTTTATGTATTGGCGTTGGACAAGGATTTGCCGTTGTGATTGAGAAAGCATGA
- a CDS encoding GxxExxY protein, which produces MSKELAKKIVDNMYDIDWFSQWLGIERVLIEQGHCILRMKIRKEMLNGMGSAHGGICFSFADSALAFASNAQGRLCVALDCSISFPVAVKEDDIITCEAKELSLTNKTGTYLIEIKNQKKENVAFFKGTVYRTSKEWFPEGSDNRSTQIYREEEMQQDVIVTRSDSGSKEFLYSDLTYKIIGLAYEVFNQIGGGQKEIVYHRALKSLIEKNQMKFSENVYYPVKMYDETIGKNYLDFLLDEKIILELKALGQFSKAHFDQVLNYLKVSKLKLALLINFSNNQVKIKRVVNFELV; this is translated from the coding sequence ATGAGTAAAGAGTTAGCAAAAAAAATTGTCGATAATATGTACGACATCGACTGGTTCAGTCAGTGGCTCGGCATTGAACGCGTGCTGATCGAGCAGGGGCATTGTATTCTGCGAATGAAAATCAGAAAAGAAATGCTTAATGGTATGGGAAGCGCACATGGAGGGATTTGTTTTTCTTTTGCAGATAGCGCACTGGCTTTTGCTTCCAATGCACAAGGAAGACTATGTGTTGCGCTGGATTGTTCCATTTCATTTCCTGTGGCTGTAAAAGAAGACGATATTATAACATGCGAAGCGAAAGAACTTTCACTCACAAATAAAACAGGAACGTATCTTATTGAAATAAAAAATCAAAAAAAAGAAAACGTTGCCTTCTTCAAAGGAACAGTTTACCGCACAAGCAAAGAATGGTTCCCAGAGGGTTCAGATAACAGATCGACACAGATTTACAGAGAAGAAGAAATGCAGCAGGATGTAATTGTAACAAGATCAGATTCTGGATCTAAAGAGTTTTTATATTCCGACTTAACATATAAAATTATAGGATTGGCTTATGAGGTCTTTAATCAAATTGGTGGTGGACAAAAGGAAATTGTTTATCATCGGGCATTAAAGTCATTGATAGAAAAGAATCAGATGAAGTTTTCTGAAAATGTTTATTACCCTGTTAAAATGTATGATGAAACAATAGGAAAGAACTATTTGGATTTTTTATTAGATGAAAAAATAATTCTTGAACTTAAAGCATTGGGTCAATTTTCAAAAGCCCATTTCGATCAGGTATTGAATTATTTAAAAGTTTCAAAGCTAAAATTGGCATTACTTATTAATTTTTCAAATAACCAAGTGAAAATAAAACGAGTAGTGAATTTTGAATTGGTATAA
- a CDS encoding methylated-DNA--[protein]-cysteine S-methyltransferase — MYKTYYESPVGLLEIIANDKGVIAVPFIKKRSGRAKNNEHTSACARQIHEYFIKERKTFSVSLDMHGTDFQKRVWKELLNIPFGKTISYLQLAIRLGDKKCIRAAGTANGRNPFSIIVPCHRVIGSNGDLIGYEGGLDKKKWLLEFEGVLIQKELFV, encoded by the coding sequence ATCTATAAAACATATTACGAATCACCTGTTGGACTTCTTGAGATTATAGCGAATGATAAAGGAGTTATTGCAGTCCCGTTTATAAAGAAGCGTTCAGGCAGGGCAAAGAATAATGAACATACTTCTGCATGCGCTCGCCAGATTCACGAATATTTTATTAAAGAAAGAAAAACCTTTTCTGTTTCACTTGATATGCACGGAACCGATTTTCAGAAAAGAGTCTGGAAAGAACTGCTGAACATTCCTTTCGGAAAAACAATTTCGTATTTGCAACTCGCGATAAGATTAGGCGATAAAAAATGCATACGCGCAGCAGGAACAGCAAACGGGAGAAATCCTTTTTCAATTATTGTTCCCTGCCATCGTGTAATCGGCTCTAATGGCGATTTAATTGGTTATGAAGGTGGACTGGATAAAAAGAAATGGTTGTTGGAATTTGAAGGTGTATTAATTCAAAAGGAATTATTTGTATGA
- the bshC gene encoding bacillithiol biosynthesis cysteine-adding enzyme BshC: MHSHHISLEKTGQFSKLFLDYVNQDKKLNSFYNYSPSVDSFSQAIKDISSKKFKRKLLVEVLQEQYASINHQPSTINQLLDENSFTVCTGHQLCLFTGPLYFIYKIISTLNLAEELKKKYPANNFIPLFWMNGEDHDFAEVNHINLFGKKIEWKRKSGGAVGKFSTAGIAETISELKLVLGDSEHATELISLFENAYVNHSDYASATRYLVHELFGKYGLVILDADYKRLKNEFKEIISDDIFNHTNFNFVNETIAQLKNNGYEAQVIPKEINFFLLSKKFRGWIDAARVQSEPEEWKKKLVEEAERFSPNVVTRSLYQQKILPNLAYVGGPAEISYWLEYKAMFDHHKIFFPVLMPRNFVHIDNEQKSETEIFKEELQERHDNFIPFYLKYGKNFFDELKHNLNPFDFRFIILSEKE; this comes from the coding sequence ATGCATTCCCATCACATATCATTAGAAAAGACAGGTCAATTCTCAAAACTGTTTCTTGATTATGTTAACCAAGACAAGAAACTAAATTCATTTTATAATTATTCTCCTTCAGTAGATTCTTTTTCTCAAGCAATAAAAGATATTTCTTCTAAAAAGTTCAAGCGCAAGTTGTTGGTGGAGGTTTTGCAAGAACAGTATGCTTCCATTAACCATCAACCATCAACCATCAACCAGCTTTTAGATGAAAATTCTTTCACTGTTTGCACCGGACATCAATTATGCCTCTTCACCGGTCCGCTATATTTCATTTATAAAATTATTTCTACACTCAATCTTGCTGAGGAGTTAAAGAAAAAATATCCTGCAAATAATTTTATTCCTCTGTTCTGGATGAATGGAGAAGACCACGATTTTGCGGAAGTAAATCACATAAATCTTTTTGGTAAAAAGATTGAATGGAAAAGAAAATCGGGCGGAGCTGTCGGAAAATTTTCCACAGCAGGAATTGCTGAAACAATTTCCGAGCTGAAATTAGTTTTGGGTGATTCGGAACATGCAACTGAGCTGATTAGCTTATTTGAAAATGCGTATGTGAATCATTCGGATTACGCCTCTGCAACAAGATATTTGGTGCACGAACTTTTTGGAAAATACGGTTTGGTTATTCTGGATGCGGACTATAAGCGTTTGAAAAATGAGTTCAAGGAAATTATTAGTGATGATATATTCAACCACACCAACTTTAATTTCGTTAATGAAACAATTGCGCAACTTAAAAACAATGGATATGAAGCTCAGGTAATTCCGAAGGAAATAAATTTTTTCCTTCTTTCAAAAAAATTTCGGGGGTGGATTGATGCCGCAAGAGTTCAGTCTGAACCAGAGGAGTGGAAAAAGAAGCTTGTGGAAGAAGCTGAGCGGTTCAGTCCTAATGTAGTTACACGCTCTTTGTATCAGCAAAAAATTCTCCCCAACCTTGCTTATGTTGGCGGTCCCGCTGAGATTTCTTACTGGCTGGAGTACAAAGCAATGTTTGATCATCATAAAATATTTTTTCCCGTTTTAATGCCACGCAATTTTGTTCACATAGATAATGAGCAGAAATCCGAAACAGAAATTTTTAAAGAAGAATTGCAAGAGCGCCATGATAATTTTATTCCTTTCTATTTGAAATATGGAAAGAATTTCTTTGATGAACTGAAACACAATCTGAATCCTTTCGATTTTCGTTTTATTATTCTTTCCGAAAAGGAATAA
- a CDS encoding transposase has protein sequence MKYNPAIHNRKSFRLKGYDYSQEGLYFITICIKDRECLFGRIVGTSHAMSNKKMVLSEIGKIADEYWLAIPKHFPNVVLHEHIIMPNHIHGIIEISFVPVVVGTRHVVSLPEPTQRQFSKPIAGSISVMVQQYKSSVTRWCNKNDVKHFEWQSRFHEHIIRNQKSFERISNYIANNPENWEKDDFNS, from the coding sequence ATGAAATATAATCCTGCTATACATAATCGCAAATCGTTCCGTCTGAAAGGATATGATTATTCGCAGGAAGGATTGTATTTCATTACGATTTGCATTAAAGACCGCGAATGTTTGTTTGGTCGAATTGTAGGGACATCGCATGCGATGTCCAATAAAAAAATGGTTTTATCCGAAATAGGAAAAATTGCTGATGAATATTGGTTGGCAATTCCGAAACATTTTCCGAATGTTGTTTTACACGAACATATAATAATGCCAAATCATATTCACGGGATTATTGAAATATCGTTTGTCCCCGTTGTTGTAGGGACACGACATGTCGTGTCCCTACCAGAACCAACGCAACGGCAATTTTCAAAACCCATTGCGGGTTCTATTTCGGTAATGGTGCAACAATATAAATCATCGGTGACGCGGTGGTGCAATAAAAACGATGTAAAACATTTTGAATGGCAATCGCGATTTCATGAACACATTATCCGAAACCAAAAATCATTTGAACGGATTTCAAATTACATTGCGAACAATCCGGAAAATTGGGAAAAGGATGATTTCAATTCATGA
- a CDS encoding S46 family peptidase has translation MKKIFSIAFLIFNFSFLIRAEEGMWIPSLLKALNEADMQKMGCKLSADEIYNINKSSLKDGVLQFGGGCTGEMISGEGLLITNHHCGYSQIQSHSSVEHDYLTNGFWAMNKKDELTCPGLTVTFIIRIEDVTAKILDGISGDISETKRDSIITARSKKIETESTQETHYNAKVKQFYYGNEFYLFVMETFKDVRMVGAPPESIGKFGGDTDNWIWPRHTGDFSLFRVYADKDNNPAEYSADNVPYKPKYFFPISLKGEEINDFAMVFGFPGRTTEYLPSPAVELIQKVSDPIRVKVRTERLAVWDVDMKKSTAVRIKYASKYAGVSNYHKKWSGEIHGLELADGIKVKQEIEKTFQDRVSKNTDWNNKYGNLLADFKSAYAQLTPYQKVVDYFSETVNAVEIIKYANGFVSARNTSSVEERNKKIENLKKGVAGFYKDYNVETDKKLFVAMLKMYYENIDKSMQPDFFRLIEKKYKGNFEKYANYVFKKSNFVSQEKVNSYLSIPPYVIDPVWDIAQSAYADFFEKKIQPEYTKLQDKVNRLQRDYMYALKVVMPEKKYYPDANSTLRVSYGKIGGYEGKDGVTLKYFTTLDGIMEKEDSTNEEFIVPKKLKELYEKKNFGQYADKDGKLHVGFLSAQHTTGGNSGSPLIDANGNLIGINFDRNWEGTANDIIYDDTQGRSIVLDVRYALFVIDKFAGATNLINEMKIVK, from the coding sequence ATGAAAAAAATATTTTCCATTGCATTTTTAATTTTTAATTTCTCATTTTTAATTCGTGCCGAAGAAGGCATGTGGATTCCGTCTCTGCTCAAGGCGCTGAACGAAGCGGATATGCAGAAGATGGGCTGCAAACTTTCTGCGGATGAGATTTACAATATCAATAAATCGAGTTTGAAGGATGGCGTTCTGCAATTTGGCGGAGGGTGCACGGGCGAAATGATTTCGGGCGAGGGGTTGCTCATTACGAACCACCACTGCGGTTACAGCCAGATTCAGTCGCACAGTTCGGTGGAGCACGATTACCTGACGAACGGTTTCTGGGCGATGAATAAAAAAGATGAACTGACTTGTCCAGGACTGACGGTGACTTTTATTATCCGCATTGAAGATGTGACTGCGAAAATTCTGGATGGCATTTCGGGCGATATCAGCGAAACAAAACGCGACTCCATCATCACAGCGCGCAGCAAAAAGATAGAAACAGAATCCACACAAGAAACTCATTACAATGCGAAAGTGAAACAGTTCTACTACGGAAATGAATTTTATTTATTCGTGATGGAAACTTTCAAAGATGTTCGCATGGTGGGCGCTCCGCCTGAATCCATCGGAAAGTTTGGCGGTGACACTGACAATTGGATTTGGCCACGCCACACGGGAGATTTTTCTTTGTTCCGCGTATATGCAGACAAAGACAACAACCCTGCGGAATATTCTGCGGACAATGTGCCGTACAAGCCGAAATATTTTTTTCCGATCTCGCTGAAGGGAGAAGAGATAAATGATTTCGCGATGGTGTTTGGTTTTCCCGGACGCACAACGGAATATCTTCCTTCACCTGCTGTTGAACTGATTCAAAAAGTTTCCGACCCGATACGCGTGAAAGTACGCACAGAGCGTTTGGCGGTGTGGGATGTGGACATGAAGAAAAGCACAGCAGTGAGAATTAAATATGCTTCCAAGTACGCAGGCGTGAGCAACTATCATAAGAAGTGGTCAGGAGAAATTCACGGGCTGGAACTTGCGGATGGAATTAAAGTGAAGCAGGAAATCGAAAAAACTTTTCAGGACAGAGTTTCGAAAAATACAGACTGGAATAATAAGTATGGAAATCTTCTCGCTGATTTCAAAAGTGCTTACGCTCAACTTACTCCTTATCAAAAGGTGGTGGATTATTTTTCAGAGACCGTGAATGCAGTGGAGATTATAAAGTATGCGAATGGGTTTGTTTCTGCAAGAAATACATCTTCTGTCGAGGAAAGAAATAAAAAAATAGAAAACCTTAAGAAAGGGGTTGCAGGTTTTTATAAGGATTATAATGTAGAGACAGACAAAAAATTATTTGTAGCAATGCTGAAAATGTACTACGAGAACATTGATAAATCTATGCAACCCGACTTTTTCCGATTAATTGAAAAAAAATATAAAGGCAATTTTGAAAAATATGCCAATTATGTTTTCAAAAAATCAAATTTTGTTTCTCAAGAAAAAGTCAATTCATATTTAAGCATTCCGCCTTATGTAATAGACCCTGTTTGGGATATTGCCCAAAGTGCATACGCAGATTTTTTTGAAAAGAAAATTCAGCCAGAGTATACTAAGTTACAGGACAAAGTAAATCGCCTGCAGAGAGATTACATGTATGCGCTCAAAGTGGTAATGCCCGAGAAAAAATATTATCCGGACGCCAACAGCACGTTGAGAGTTTCCTATGGAAAGATAGGCGGTTACGAAGGAAAGGATGGAGTCACGCTTAAATATTTTACCACGCTGGATGGAATCATGGAAAAAGAAGATTCAACGAATGAAGAATTTATTGTGCCGAAGAAACTGAAAGAGTTGTACGAGAAAAAGAACTTTGGGCAATACGCGGATAAGGATGGCAAGTTGCATGTTGGGTTTCTTTCGGCACAGCATACTACTGGAGGAAATTCCGGCAGTCCGCTGATTGACGCTAACGGAAATCTCATCGGAATAAATTTTGACCGCAACTGGGAAGGCACCGCCAATGACATCATTTACGATGACACACAGGGCAGAAGTATTGTTCTGGATGTGCGTTATGCGCTGTTTGTGATAGATAAATTTGCTGGCGCCACAAATCTTATTAATGAAATGAAGATTGTGAAATGA